One part of the Phragmites australis chromosome 3, lpPhrAust1.1, whole genome shotgun sequence genome encodes these proteins:
- the LOC133910922 gene encoding E3 ubiquitin-protein ligase Os03g0188200-like produces MAMARRRVTPQLLVLLLLLSTAGPSLAQLNNSTSHHRSKTAGGFTLTTAIVLVVLISAFVLLTLFSVYINRCAPARPPPPRRSFRTAPQTADDGAVHPVCRSRGLDKEIVESFPTAVYGDVKARMAAKSGPLECAVCLTAFEDHDELRVLPACCHVFHLDCIGPWLAGAVTCPLCRADLTVPSAPPSTESCDLTARQETVQEEPEEEQDEACLAGAFTPESVISFGATRSHEFHYRRTQSAMDMPDRHTLRLPEHVMMELAAVRRHRRAASLTGYPDAVERTPRWLASFWRSMSWQRQSRTDSDAVEEHGGNKRVVPITGDSAEKPSGSGSCGEAKEKPDVDALNRV; encoded by the coding sequence ATGGCAATGGCTCGGCGCCGTGTCACACCACAACTCCtcgtcctgctcctgctcctatCCACCGCGGGACCGTCGCTGGCTCAGCTGAACAACAGCACGAGCCATCACCGCTCCAAAACCGCCGGCGGGTTCACGCTGACCACCGCCATCGTGCTCGTCGTCCTCATCTCCGCCTTCGTCCTCCTCACCCTCTTCTCCGTCTACATCAACCGCTGCGCGCCGGCCCGTCCGCCTCCCCCGCGCCGTTCGTTTCGTACCGCGCCTCAAACAGCCGACGACGGTGCCGTCCACCCGGTCTGCCGATCGCGCGGCCTCGACAAGGAGATCGTTGAGTCTTTCCCCACCGCGGTGTACGGCGACGTGAAGGCGCGCATGGCGGCGAAGTCGGGACCGCTGGAGTGCGCCGTGTGCCTCACCGCGTTCGAGGACCACGACGAGCTCCGGGTGCTCCCCGCGTGCTGCCACGTGTTCCACCTGGATTGCATCGGCCCGTGGCTCGCCGGCGCCGTCACGTGCCCGCTCTGCCGCGCCGACCTCACCGTGCCCTCGGCTCCCCCGTCCACCGAGAGCTGCGACCTGACGGCGCGTCAGGAGACGGTGCAGGAAGAGCCGGAGGAGGAGCAAGACGAGGCGTGCCTCGCGGGCGCCTTCACGCCCGAATCCGTCATCAGCTTCGGCGCAACGCGTTCCCACGAGTTCCACTACCGAAGGACGCAGTCGGCCATGGACATGCCGGATCGGCACACGCTGAGGCTGCCGGAGCACGTCATGATGGAGCTCGCCGCCGTCCGGAGGCACCGGCGGGCCGCGAGCCTCACCGGGTACCCCGACGCCGTGGAGAGGACGCCGAGGTGGCTGGCGTCGTTCTGGCGGTCCATGTCATGGCAGCGGCAGAGCCGGACGGATTCGGATGCCGTGGAGGAGCACGGTGGCAACAAACGGGTAGTTCCGATCACCGGAGACTCGGCCGAAAAACCCAGTGGATCCGGGTCCTGTGGGGAAGCAAAGGAGAAGCCGGATGTTGACGCGTTAAACAGAGTCTGA
- the LOC133911777 gene encoding transcription factor bHLH96-like: MPLEAVVFSQVGHFGYGRGESPYALPWCDLGGAGAGFGELCAGDWDHELFASVAPDVDEWEAVSKDQSSDASTEVSKAAAQPTVAGGMRKKRRRTKVVKNKEEIESQRMTHIAVERNRRRQMNEYLAVLRSLMPPSYAHRGDQASIVGGAINYVRELEQLLQSLQVRRSIKNQAGCTDAGHSPFTGFFSFPQYSTSSHSGCGAASSSNTSDASESAESGRPASIADIEVTMVEGHASLKVLARRRPKQLLKLVAGLQQLRIPPLHLNVTTVDAMVLYTFSLKVEDDSKMGSVEDIAPAVHEILSSIQR; the protein is encoded by the exons ATGCCGTTGGAGGCCGTGGTGTTCTCGCAAGTAGGCCATTTCGGCTACGGTCGCGGGGAGTCGCCCTACGCACTGCCATGGTGCGACctgggcggcgccggcgccgggttCGGTGAGCTCTGCGCGGGGGATTGGGACCACGAGCTGTTCGCGTCGGTTGCGCCCGACGTGGACGAGTGGGAGGCAGTGTCGAAGGATCAGTCCTCGGATGCTTCGACGGAGGTCAGCAAGGCTGCGGCCCAGCCGACGGTGGCCGGGGGGATGAGGAAGAAGCGGAGGCGCACCAAGGTCGTCAAGAACAAGGAGGAGATCGAGAGCCAGCGGATGACCCACATTGCCGTGGAGCGCAACCGCCGGCGCCAGATGAACGAGTACCTCGCCGTGCTCCGCTCACTCATGCCACCGTCCTACGCACACAGG GGTGATCAAGCATCGATCGTTGGCGGCGCAATCAACTACGTGAGGGAGCTCGAGCAACTCCTCCAATCGCTCCAAGTGCGAAGGAGCATCAAAAACCAGGCCGGCTGCACGGACGCCGGCCACTCCCCATTCACCGGCTTCTTCAGCTTCCCGCAGTACTCCACCTCGTCTCATAGTGGCTGTGGCGCCGCCAGCTCTAGCAATACTAGCGATGCCTCAGAATCTGCAGAGAGCGGGCGTCCGGCGTCGATCGCCGACATCGAGGTGACGATGGTGGAAGGCCACGCGAGCCTCAAGGTGCTCGCACGGCGGCGGCCGAAGCAGCTCCTGAAGCTGGTGGCCGGGTTGCAGCAGCTGCGCATCCCGCCGCTGCACCTCAACGTGACCACCGTCGACGCCATGGTCTTGTACACCTTCAGCCTAAAG GTGGAGGACGATTCCAAGATGGGCTCTGTTGAAGATATTGCACCCGCGGTGCATGAGATTCTGAGCAGCATACAACGGTAG